One genomic window of Tatumella citrea includes the following:
- a CDS encoding IS4 family transposase yields the protein MELSQALGIINLTAPEEVQSLSDLLSPDLILQAFSLTDTVTLRKRKLPLESMVWLVIGMAIFNNKPMSHIVNLMDIVDRTGRSFTAPSSVIARRKTLGEDAIRVLFDLTQQHWHEEARHPLWHGLTLNAVDGVVWHTRDTPENAEAFGKASNQHGERGYPQVRMVCLMELSSHLLRASVSGRYDINEMRLAAQLAENAPDNSITLFDKGFYSLGLLHDWHNAGENRHWLTPLKKNTQYEVVRKLGRQDELIRLKTTPQARKQWKGLPEELIVRLIRRKVNGTERQVVTSMTDAMRYPATDVAELYKHRWEIELGYREAKQFLLGNRWTLRSRLPDLVKQELWGILLTYNLVRYQMIKMAFSLKGNYLPYQLSFSGAVSEILRLLIGLPWASPGAIPGHLKHFYSNAGMLKLPPRREREYVREVREKRSKYPFKNNAGHLK from the coding sequence ATGGAACTTTCGCAAGCTCTCGGCATTATTAATCTCACTGCTCCCGAAGAAGTACAGAGCCTCTCTGACCTGCTCTCTCCTGACCTCATCCTACAGGCGTTTTCCCTCACTGATACCGTCACGCTGCGTAAGCGTAAACTTCCCCTTGAGTCGATGGTCTGGCTGGTTATCGGTATGGCCATATTCAACAATAAGCCCATGAGCCATATCGTGAATTTGATGGATATTGTTGACCGGACCGGACGGTCATTTACCGCACCCAGCTCTGTGATTGCCCGCCGAAAAACACTGGGCGAAGATGCCATCCGGGTCCTGTTTGATCTCACTCAACAACACTGGCACGAAGAAGCCAGACATCCTCTCTGGCACGGGTTGACGCTTAATGCTGTTGATGGCGTTGTCTGGCATACCCGGGACACTCCTGAAAATGCAGAGGCCTTCGGCAAAGCATCTAATCAGCATGGTGAACGCGGTTATCCTCAGGTTCGTATGGTGTGTCTGATGGAACTCAGCAGCCATCTGCTGCGTGCAAGTGTGTCAGGTCGCTACGATATCAACGAAATGCGGCTGGCCGCTCAGCTGGCAGAAAATGCACCGGATAACAGTATTACGCTGTTTGATAAGGGCTTTTACTCTTTAGGGTTGTTACATGACTGGCATAATGCAGGTGAAAATCGCCACTGGCTAACGCCGCTGAAAAAGAACACTCAGTATGAAGTGGTACGAAAGCTCGGCAGGCAGGACGAACTGATACGACTGAAAACCACGCCTCAGGCCAGAAAGCAATGGAAAGGCCTGCCGGAAGAACTCATAGTGAGGCTAATCAGGCGGAAAGTGAACGGGACGGAACGGCAGGTAGTCACTTCCATGACAGATGCGATGCGTTATCCGGCGACTGACGTGGCAGAACTTTATAAGCATCGCTGGGAAATCGAGCTGGGATATCGTGAGGCAAAGCAGTTTTTACTGGGAAACCGCTGGACGCTGAGAAGCCGGTTGCCCGATCTGGTGAAGCAGGAGTTATGGGGAATACTGCTGACGTATAACCTGGTGCGTTACCAGATGATTAAAATGGCGTTCAGCCTGAAAGGAAATTACCTGCCTTACCAGTTGAGCTTCAGCGGTGCAGTATCAGAGATATTACGGCTACTGATCGGTCTGCCGTGGGCTTCACCGGGAGCCATCCCGGGTCACCTTAAACACTTTTACAGTAATGCCGGGATGCTGAAACTGCCACCACGACGAGAACGGGAATATGTGAGAGAAGTGAGGGAGAAAAGGTCGAAATATCCCTTTAAAAACAATGCCGGTCACCTTAAGTGA
- a CDS encoding MATE family efflux transporter — protein sequence MQKYFTEARQLLGLAIPVILAQVAQTAMGFVDTIMAGSVSATDMAAVAIGTSIWLPVILFGQGLLLALTPTVAQLNGSGRRDKIIYQVHQALWLGVFLSVFTIILLWNAGVLIRYMPAINPELADKAERYLHALMWGAPGYLLFQTLRNQCEGLSKTKPGMVLGFIGLLCNIPLNYIFIYGHFGMPALGGVGCGVATATVYWVMFLIMRFWVNRMPVMRDIHHITHRSAPDLQILKRLVGLGLPVALALFFEVTLFAVVALLVSPLGIVDVAGHQIALNFSSMMFVLPMSMGVAATIRVGYRLGQGDADAAKVAAWTSQGVGLSLASITALCTVVFRHKIALLYNDDPQVVMLAAHLMLLAAIYQFSDSVQVIGSGILRGYKDTRAIFFITLVSYWVLGLPFGYTLALTNILVPAMGPAGFWCGFIMGLSAAAIMMSWRILRVQRMPQGVILQRAAR from the coding sequence GTGCAGAAGTATTTTACTGAGGCGCGTCAGCTTCTCGGGCTTGCTATTCCGGTTATTCTGGCTCAGGTCGCTCAGACTGCTATGGGATTTGTTGACACCATTATGGCTGGTTCTGTCAGTGCAACTGATATGGCCGCTGTAGCTATTGGTACCTCAATCTGGCTACCCGTGATCCTGTTTGGACAAGGATTATTACTGGCACTGACTCCTACGGTCGCACAGCTTAATGGCTCTGGCCGCCGGGATAAAATTATCTACCAGGTCCACCAGGCATTGTGGCTGGGTGTATTTTTATCGGTATTTACAATAATTCTGTTATGGAATGCCGGGGTACTTATTCGCTATATGCCTGCCATTAATCCGGAACTGGCAGATAAAGCAGAACGCTATCTGCATGCATTAATGTGGGGAGCCCCGGGCTATCTGCTGTTCCAGACCCTGCGTAACCAGTGTGAGGGGTTATCGAAAACCAAACCAGGAATGGTGCTGGGTTTTATCGGGTTGTTATGTAACATCCCGCTTAATTATATTTTCATCTATGGCCATTTTGGCATGCCGGCGCTCGGCGGAGTCGGCTGTGGTGTGGCTACCGCCACAGTGTACTGGGTGATGTTCCTGATTATGCGTTTCTGGGTGAACCGGATGCCCGTGATGAGAGATATTCACCACATTACTCACCGCTCTGCCCCTGATTTACAGATACTCAAACGACTGGTGGGCCTTGGTTTACCGGTTGCACTGGCGTTATTTTTTGAAGTCACGCTGTTTGCTGTTGTCGCATTACTGGTATCACCGTTGGGTATTGTGGATGTTGCCGGTCATCAGATTGCGCTCAATTTCAGTTCAATGATGTTTGTACTGCCGATGTCTATGGGCGTGGCAGCCACCATCCGTGTCGGCTACCGTTTAGGCCAGGGAGATGCTGATGCAGCTAAAGTTGCGGCATGGACCTCACAGGGGGTCGGGTTATCGCTGGCCAGTATAACCGCTTTATGCACCGTGGTTTTTCGTCATAAAATCGCCCTGTTATACAACGATGATCCGCAGGTAGTAATGCTGGCAGCTCATCTGATGCTACTGGCTGCCATCTATCAGTTTTCCGACAGCGTTCAGGTTATTGGCAGTGGCATCCTGCGTGGCTATAAAGATACCCGGGCTATCTTCTTTATCACTCTGGTCTCGTACTGGGTACTTGGATTACCGTTTGGCTATACCCTGGCGCTGACCAATATTCTGGTCCCTGCTATGGGGCCGGCGGGGTTCTGGTGTGGCTTTATTATGGGGCTCAGCGCTGCTGCAATAATGATGAGCTGGCGAATCCTTCGGGTACAGCGCATGCCGCAGGGTGTAATTTTACAACGGGCGGCCAGATAA
- a CDS encoding ABC transporter substrate-binding protein produces MKLNVIWRSLLLASLAAVAAQASAQTTLNIGDQNYYNVEASVEASGVLKGAPYTVSWKHFQSAAPLAEALDAGALDIGFLGDSGFTFLAAKNAPVRLIGVSRQNPDTIALLVAKNSPAKSIRDLKGKKVAYWPGAWSQQLILRALAQAGLPDDYVKFVKLMPLDASSALINGSIDAFPVWEPYVSQQIVFSGAKTLLTARGLMPGISAIAASNQAIDNHRAEISDFLKRLVLARQWVATHKTEYAAIWAKKANLDPTVSLHWISNANMTVGPVDPQAARDFQQTADFLHQTGTLPSAFDIQKVTDPSFAAAFTQ; encoded by the coding sequence ATGAAACTGAATGTTATATGGCGCAGCCTGTTGTTAGCATCTCTTGCGGCAGTTGCCGCTCAGGCCAGCGCACAGACCACCCTGAATATTGGTGATCAGAATTACTATAATGTAGAAGCCTCTGTGGAAGCGTCCGGCGTACTGAAGGGAGCGCCCTATACCGTATCATGGAAACACTTCCAGTCGGCAGCCCCGCTGGCAGAAGCGCTGGATGCCGGGGCGCTGGATATCGGATTTCTGGGTGATTCAGGGTTTACTTTTCTGGCCGCCAAAAATGCCCCGGTACGGTTAATCGGTGTTTCACGTCAGAATCCGGACACCATTGCACTACTGGTGGCTAAAAATTCACCGGCAAAAAGTATTCGTGACCTCAAAGGAAAAAAAGTGGCGTACTGGCCAGGTGCCTGGAGCCAGCAATTGATCCTGCGGGCACTGGCGCAGGCCGGGTTGCCGGATGACTATGTCAAATTCGTTAAGCTGATGCCGCTGGATGCTTCTTCGGCACTGATTAACGGCAGTATCGATGCTTTTCCGGTCTGGGAACCTTATGTCTCTCAGCAGATTGTATTTTCCGGGGCAAAAACGCTGCTTACTGCCCGGGGACTCATGCCGGGAATTTCAGCGATTGCGGCCAGCAATCAGGCTATCGATAATCACCGGGCGGAAATCAGCGACTTCCTGAAACGGCTGGTTCTGGCCCGTCAGTGGGTAGCAACCCACAAAACTGAATACGCGGCTATCTGGGCGAAAAAGGCAAACCTGGATCCCACAGTGTCACTGCACTGGATCAGCAATGCCAATATGACCGTCGGGCCTGTTGACCCTCAGGCAGCGCGCGATTTCCAGCAAACCGCCGAT
- the treR gene encoding trehalose operon repressor TreR, producing MPKRLTIKDIARLSGTGKSTVSRVLNQQGDVHPQTRERIEAVIKEHQFVPSRSARSMRVNESRVIGVILARLDSAAENQAVSAMLPLLYQHGYDAIVLESRFSTDKVSEHLRVLQRREVDGVILFSFTGLTADMLSGWENKMVLMVHPCEGFSSVCYDDAGAVNLLASHLYQLGHRTISYLGVTEDDKTTGGDRYRAYLDACDKLALTPHYALGSLDYHSGYTLASKVCTPETSAVICATDTLALGVYKYLRQNPDITMQVAAIGNTPLLGFLFPDVVMLEFGYATAGKLAARQLLSHLSRAVPGQNFLLKGKLISDS from the coding sequence ATGCCGAAACGTCTGACCATTAAAGATATTGCCCGCCTGAGCGGTACGGGTAAATCTACTGTTTCGCGGGTTCTTAACCAGCAAGGTGATGTGCATCCGCAAACCCGTGAACGGATTGAGGCTGTGATCAAGGAGCATCAGTTTGTGCCGTCACGCTCGGCACGTTCCATGAGGGTTAACGAAAGCCGGGTGATTGGAGTTATCCTTGCCAGGCTGGATTCAGCTGCCGAGAACCAGGCTGTCAGTGCCATGCTGCCTCTCCTGTATCAGCATGGTTATGACGCCATCGTGCTCGAGAGTCGTTTCAGTACCGATAAAGTCTCGGAACATTTACGGGTATTACAACGGCGTGAGGTCGATGGAGTCATTCTGTTTAGCTTCACAGGATTAACCGCCGATATGCTCAGTGGCTGGGAAAATAAAATGGTCCTGATGGTCCACCCCTGTGAAGGGTTCTCATCAGTCTGTTATGACGATGCCGGGGCTGTCAATCTGCTGGCCAGCCACCTTTATCAGCTCGGCCATCGTACTATCAGTTACCTGGGGGTAACCGAAGACGATAAAACGACCGGGGGCGATCGTTACCGGGCCTACCTTGATGCCTGCGACAAACTGGCCCTGACTCCTCACTATGCACTTGGCAGCCTGGATTACCACAGCGGCTACACCCTGGCCTCGAAGGTATGCACCCCGGAAACCAGTGCCGTGATTTGTGCAACCGATACCCTTGCCCTTGGGGTCTATAAATATCTGCGCCAGAATCCCGACATTACTATGCAGGTTGCCGCAATCGGTAATACCCCGTTGCTGGGTTTCTTATTCCCGGATGTGGTGATGCTGGAGTTTGGTTATGCCACCGCCGGCAAACTGGCTGCCAGACAGCTGCTATCCCACCTGTCACGGGCAGTCCCCGGCCAAAACTTTCTGCTGAAAGGTAAACTTATCTCCGATTCCTGA
- the pykF gene encoding pyruvate kinase PykF codes for MKKTKIVCTIGPKTESEEMLTRLLDAGMNVMRLNFSHGDYAEHGQRIANLRAVVAKTKHSAAILLDTKGPEIRTMKLEGGNDVSLQAGQTFTFTTDQTVIGNNQQVAVTYPGFAADLAVGNTVLVDDGLLGMEVVSVTEQTVVCKVLNNGDLGENKGVNLPGVSIQLPALAEKDKRDLIFGCEQGVDFVAASFIRKRSDVLEIREHLKQHGGEHIQIISKIENQEGLNNFDEILEASDGIMVARGDLGVEIPVEEVIFAQKMMIKKCNKARKVVITATQMLDSMIKNPRPTRAEAGDVANAILDGTDAVMLSGESAKGKYPLEAVTIMATICDRTDRVMGSRIDTLHDSHKLRITEAVCRGAVETAEKLESSLIIVATQGGKSAKSIRKYFPAARILALTTNETTARQLLVTKGVETHLVKEIASTDDFYRIGKEIALSSGFAQEGDVVVMVSGALVPSGTTNTASVHRI; via the coding sequence ATGAAAAAAACCAAAATCGTCTGTACCATCGGTCCAAAAACTGAATCTGAAGAGATGCTGACCCGCCTGCTGGATGCAGGTATGAATGTGATGCGTCTGAATTTCTCTCACGGTGATTACGCTGAACATGGACAGCGTATTGCCAACCTGCGCGCTGTCGTAGCTAAAACCAAACACAGTGCTGCTATTCTGCTGGATACCAAAGGCCCTGAAATCCGCACCATGAAACTGGAAGGCGGAAATGACGTGTCCTTACAGGCTGGCCAGACATTCACTTTCACCACTGATCAGACAGTGATTGGTAATAATCAACAGGTTGCTGTTACCTATCCTGGTTTTGCTGCTGACCTGGCTGTCGGAAATACCGTGCTGGTTGACGACGGTTTGTTGGGCATGGAAGTAGTTTCAGTGACTGAGCAGACTGTTGTCTGTAAAGTCCTGAATAACGGAGACCTGGGTGAAAATAAAGGGGTTAACCTGCCTGGCGTTTCTATCCAGTTACCGGCGCTGGCCGAAAAAGATAAACGCGACCTGATTTTTGGTTGTGAGCAGGGAGTAGACTTTGTTGCTGCCTCATTCATCCGTAAACGCTCTGATGTTCTGGAAATTCGCGAGCATCTGAAACAGCATGGCGGCGAACATATCCAGATCATTTCTAAAATTGAAAACCAGGAAGGCCTGAATAACTTCGATGAAATCCTCGAAGCTTCTGATGGCATCATGGTAGCCAGGGGCGACCTTGGGGTAGAAATTCCGGTTGAAGAAGTTATCTTCGCCCAGAAAATGATGATCAAAAAATGTAATAAAGCACGCAAAGTGGTTATCACTGCCACTCAGATGCTGGATTCCATGATTAAGAACCCTCGCCCTACCCGTGCTGAAGCCGGTGACGTGGCGAACGCCATCCTCGACGGAACTGATGCGGTAATGTTATCCGGTGAAAGCGCCAAAGGTAAATATCCTCTGGAAGCCGTCACCATTATGGCCACCATTTGTGACCGTACCGACCGTGTAATGGGCAGCCGTATTGATACTCTGCACGATAGTCACAAGTTGCGTATTACTGAAGCCGTCTGTCGCGGTGCAGTAGAAACGGCCGAGAAACTGGAATCCTCACTGATTATTGTTGCCACTCAGGGCGGTAAATCAGCTAAATCTATCCGCAAATATTTCCCTGCGGCCAGGATTCTGGCGCTGACTACCAACGAAACTACTGCCCGTCAGCTGTTAGTGACTAAAGGTGTCGAAACACATCTGGTGAAAGAAATTGCTTCAACCGATGACTTTTACCGTATCGGTAAAGAAATTGCCCTGAGTTCAGGATTTGCTCAGGAAGGTGATGTTGTGGTGATGGTTTCCGGTGCATTAGTACCAAGCGGAACAACAAACACCGCTTCAGTTCACCGTATTTAA
- a CDS encoding LLM class flavin-dependent oxidoreductase: MSAEIIGMVTATPSTEVDQPIAGAVDPEYVSRFAKAHEAAGFDKVLVGYFSNGAEGAVVSSFIAAATEKLGILLAYRPGVIAPPLAARQLATLDHFSRGRLSLNVITGGSDTDQQRDGDFLNHDQRYQRTREYLEILKTIWTSSTPVDYHGEFYRFVGALTDVKPLQHPHIPVYFSGASAAAVEVAADHADTYMLWGEPLADFTRHTQQVRQAARARGRDPRFSVSFRPIVADTEQQAWARAHEILERMRENRQRLGLPVSNHAPANAGSQRLLAAAKRGEVLDERLWMGIAQLTGAQWNSTALVGTPEQVATALGKYYQQGASAFLLRGFDPLEDTIRYGTGLIPALRDHLSSLTPLAEQH; the protein is encoded by the coding sequence ATGAGTGCGGAAATCATTGGTATGGTGACAGCCACACCATCCACAGAAGTTGATCAGCCCATCGCCGGGGCGGTAGATCCGGAGTATGTCAGCCGCTTTGCCAAAGCACACGAGGCTGCAGGATTTGACAAAGTTCTGGTCGGTTATTTTTCAAATGGTGCCGAAGGCGCAGTAGTGAGTTCATTTATTGCAGCTGCCACCGAGAAGCTGGGCATTTTACTGGCCTACCGCCCGGGAGTTATCGCTCCGCCACTGGCCGCTCGTCAGTTAGCGACCTTGGATCATTTCAGTCGTGGTCGTTTATCTCTGAACGTTATTACTGGCGGTAGCGACACCGACCAGCAACGGGACGGTGATTTTCTGAATCATGACCAACGCTATCAGCGTACCCGCGAGTATCTTGAAATCCTGAAAACGATCTGGACTTCATCGACCCCGGTCGATTATCACGGAGAGTTTTACCGCTTTGTCGGCGCACTGACAGACGTGAAACCTCTGCAGCACCCCCATATTCCTGTGTACTTCAGTGGCGCCTCAGCTGCCGCTGTTGAAGTAGCCGCTGACCATGCTGATACCTATATGCTGTGGGGAGAGCCACTGGCCGATTTTACCAGACATACGCAGCAGGTACGTCAGGCTGCCAGAGCAAGAGGCCGTGATCCGCGCTTCTCAGTCTCTTTCCGGCCGATAGTTGCAGATACCGAACAACAGGCATGGGCACGGGCCCACGAAATTCTCGAACGAATGCGCGAAAATCGCCAGCGACTAGGCCTTCCGGTCAGTAACCATGCCCCTGCCAACGCTGGTTCGCAACGGCTGCTTGCCGCGGCAAAACGCGGGGAAGTTCTGGACGAGCGCTTATGGATGGGAATAGCTCAACTGACCGGTGCCCAGTGGAACTCTACCGCACTGGTCGGCACACCGGAACAGGTTGCCACAGCACTGGGTAAATATTATCAACAGGGAGCCTCTGCCTTCTTACTGCGCGGTTTTGACCCATTAGAGGACACTATCCGTTACGGTACCGGGCTTATTCCTGCATTACGCGATCACCTTTCCAGCCTTACACCTCTTGCGGAGCAGCACTGA
- a CDS encoding alpha,alpha-phosphotrehalase, with the protein MEKPWTQDKVVYQIYPKSFQDTTGNGIGDIPGIISRLDYLQFLGVDILWLTPVYPSPQVDNGYDVADYCAIEPGYGTMEDFERLVSEARARGMSIMMDMVFNHTSTQHPWFIQACDPDSPYHPYYIWRDSPPDQPPTNWLSKFGGPAWQWQPECGQHYLHLFSREQADLNWEHPPVREALKEVCRFWAAKGVEALRLDVVNLISKPEQFIDDPDGDGRKYYTDGPRVHEFLREMNRDVFTPLKLITVGEMSSTTLQHCLQYASLDNAELSMAFNFHHLKVDYINGEKWTLAKPDFVALKKLFTDWQQGMHQRANGALFWGNHDQPRVVSRFGNDSAQYREISAKMLALVLYGMQGTPYLYQGEEIGMTNAGFTDIHQYRDVESLTMFDLLLSGGKSLQETLAILASKSRDNSRTPMQWDNSQHAGFTRGTPWISCVANSHEINVADALADPQSIVYTYRELIRLRKQLPVLQFGDYQDLCPADPELWCYSRQWQGQLLLVVANLSDQVIDWQPPAAPGAGEYQLIITNSDSTPASPEHLQLSPYQAAWWLFTPQKSH; encoded by the coding sequence ATGGAAAAACCATGGACACAGGACAAAGTCGTTTATCAGATTTACCCAAAAAGTTTCCAGGACACTACCGGCAATGGCATCGGAGACATTCCCGGCATTATCAGCCGCCTGGATTACCTGCAGTTTCTTGGGGTTGATATTCTCTGGCTGACACCGGTGTACCCTTCACCTCAGGTCGACAATGGATACGATGTTGCCGATTACTGTGCAATTGAGCCAGGCTACGGAACCATGGAAGATTTCGAACGCCTGGTCAGTGAAGCCAGAGCGCGTGGAATGTCAATTATGATGGACATGGTGTTTAACCATACCTCCACGCAGCACCCCTGGTTTATTCAGGCGTGTGACCCTGACAGCCCTTACCATCCCTATTATATCTGGCGGGACTCCCCGCCGGATCAACCACCCACTAACTGGTTATCCAAATTTGGTGGTCCGGCTTGGCAATGGCAACCGGAATGTGGTCAGCATTATTTGCATCTGTTTAGTCGTGAGCAGGCTGATCTCAACTGGGAACATCCCCCGGTAAGAGAGGCGCTGAAAGAGGTTTGTCGTTTCTGGGCTGCTAAAGGGGTGGAGGCTTTGCGGTTAGATGTCGTAAATCTTATTTCCAAACCAGAGCAGTTTATCGACGATCCTGACGGCGACGGAAGGAAATATTATACCGACGGGCCCCGGGTACATGAGTTTCTGCGGGAAATGAACCGGGATGTATTTACTCCACTTAAACTGATTACTGTCGGGGAAATGTCGTCAACTACCCTGCAACACTGTCTGCAGTACGCATCACTGGATAATGCTGAACTGTCGATGGCGTTTAACTTTCATCACCTGAAAGTCGATTACATCAATGGTGAAAAATGGACGCTGGCGAAACCCGATTTTGTGGCACTAAAAAAGCTGTTTACTGACTGGCAACAGGGCATGCACCAACGGGCTAACGGCGCATTATTCTGGGGAAATCACGATCAGCCGCGGGTAGTGTCACGCTTCGGGAATGATTCCGCGCAATACCGCGAAATCTCAGCCAAAATGCTTGCTCTGGTGCTCTACGGAATGCAGGGTACTCCTTATCTCTATCAGGGAGAAGAAATCGGCATGACCAATGCCGGGTTTACCGACATTCATCAGTACCGGGACGTCGAAAGCCTGACAATGTTCGATCTGTTACTGAGTGGCGGTAAATCTCTGCAGGAAACCCTTGCCATTCTGGCATCGAAGTCCCGTGATAACAGCCGGACGCCAATGCAATGGGATAACAGCCAGCATGCCGGATTTACCCGGGGTACTCCGTGGATCAGTTGTGTGGCTAACAGTCACGAAATTAACGTTGCTGATGCTCTGGCGGACCCGCAATCCATTGTTTACACCTATCGCGAGCTCATTCGTCTGCGTAAACAACTGCCGGTACTTCAGTTTGGTGATTACCAGGACCTGTGCCCTGCTGATCCTGAACTGTGGTGCTATTCCCGTCAGTGGCAAGGCCAGCTGTTACTGGTTGTTGCTAACCTCAGTGACCAGGTTATTGACTGGCAGCCACCTGCCGCTCCGGGTGCCGGTGAGTATCAACTGATTATCACCAATTCCGACAGCACGCCAGCATCCCCGGAGCACCTTCAGCTCAGCCCTTATCAGGCAGCATGGTGGTTATTTACACCGCAAAAGAGCCACTAA
- the treB gene encoding PTS trehalose transporter subunit IIBC — protein sequence MSKVQQQDIDNLIEFLGGRDNIVSATHCITRLRLVLNDPSKASTPDLESLPMVKGCFTNAGQFQVVIGPEVDDYYKAMMSTIGLQGADRSQQREAARKNMSFGERALSHIADIFFPLLPALISGGLILGFRNVIGDIPFGDGKTLAQSSQVWQTIYDLLWLPGEAIFMFLPVAVCWSTMVKMGGTPVLGIILGITLVSPQLMNSYQLGQHAAEVWNFGWFTVEKVGYQAQVIPSILAGMALAILERQLKRIVPASLTLVIVPVTSLLIAIPLAHGLIGPFGRLLGDGVAHAVQLAMTGSFAPIGSALFGFLYAPLVITGIHQTTLAIDMQMIQSMGGTPVWPLIALSNIAQASAVLAMIIIHRSPKERSVSVPAAIAAYLGVTEPAMYGVNLKFRYPMLCAMIGSALAALFCGLNHVLANGIGVGGLPGILSIQPKFWSVYAIAMMIAIAVPLILTMIMARIHARKESKVQASVATPVAD from the coding sequence ATGAGCAAAGTGCAACAGCAGGATATTGATAATCTGATTGAATTCCTGGGTGGCCGTGACAATATTGTCAGCGCCACCCACTGTATAACTCGTCTGAGATTAGTGCTTAACGATCCCTCAAAGGCCAGTACTCCTGACCTGGAATCGCTGCCAATGGTGAAAGGCTGTTTCACCAATGCCGGCCAGTTCCAGGTGGTAATTGGTCCTGAAGTTGATGACTACTATAAGGCGATGATGTCCACTATCGGCCTGCAGGGTGCTGATCGTAGCCAGCAACGCGAGGCTGCACGCAAAAATATGTCCTTTGGCGAGCGCGCCTTATCACATATTGCCGATATCTTCTTTCCGTTACTCCCTGCCCTGATTAGTGGTGGTTTGATCCTGGGCTTTCGTAATGTCATTGGTGATATTCCGTTTGGCGATGGCAAGACACTCGCCCAATCCTCGCAGGTGTGGCAAACCATCTATGACCTGTTATGGTTGCCAGGTGAAGCTATCTTTATGTTCTTACCGGTGGCCGTTTGCTGGTCTACCATGGTGAAGATGGGCGGCACCCCGGTGTTAGGTATTATTCTCGGGATTACCCTGGTTTCTCCACAACTGATGAACTCTTATCAGTTAGGACAACACGCCGCTGAGGTCTGGAATTTTGGCTGGTTTACGGTCGAAAAAGTCGGTTATCAGGCCCAGGTGATTCCTTCCATACTGGCCGGAATGGCGCTGGCAATTCTTGAACGCCAGCTAAAACGAATTGTTCCCGCTTCACTCACTCTGGTGATTGTTCCGGTCACTTCATTGTTAATCGCAATTCCACTGGCTCATGGCCTGATTGGACCGTTTGGCCGTTTACTGGGTGACGGTGTTGCGCATGCCGTACAACTGGCGATGACCGGTAGCTTTGCTCCTATTGGTTCAGCACTGTTCGGCTTCCTGTATGCACCGCTGGTAATTACCGGTATCCACCAGACCACCCTCGCGATAGATATGCAGATGATTCAGAGTATGGGCGGTACCCCGGTGTGGCCGTTGATTGCGCTGTCGAATATCGCTCAGGCATCTGCCGTACTGGCGATGATCATTATCCATCGCTCCCCTAAAGAACGCTCTGTTTCGGTTCCTGCCGCCATTGCTGCCTACCTCGGAGTTACCGAGCCGGCCATGTATGGTGTGAATCTTAAATTCCGCTATCCGATGCTGTGCGCAATGATTGGATCTGCGCTGGCAGCCCTGTTCTGTGGCCTGAATCATGTGCTGGCTAACGGAATTGGTGTCGGTGGTCTGCCAGGCATTCTCTCTATTCAACCTAAATTCTGGAGCGTCTACGCCATCGCAATGATGATTGCGATCGCCGTCCCGCTGATTCTGACCATGATTATGGCCCGGATTCATGCACGTAAAGAAAGCAAAGTACAGGCGTCTGTTGCAACGCCGGTAGCTGACTGA
- a CDS encoding major outer membrane lipoprotein: MNRTKLVLGAVILGSTLLAGCSSNAKIDQLSSDVQTLNTKVDQLSNDVNAVRSDVQAAKDDAARANQRLDNQAHAYRK; encoded by the coding sequence ATGAATCGTACTAAACTGGTACTGGGCGCGGTAATTCTGGGTTCAACTCTGCTGGCTGGTTGTTCTAGCAATGCTAAAATCGACCAACTGTCAAGCGATGTTCAGACTCTGAACACCAAAGTTGACCAGCTGAGCAACGACGTGAACGCAGTGCGTTCTGACGTTCAGGCTGCTAAAGACGACGCAGCTCGCGCTAACCAGCGTCTGGATAACCAGGCTCACGCATACCGTAAGTAA